The DNA region CGAGGGCGGGGGAGGCGTAGGGGCCGAACAGGTCGCGCTTCTTGCCATGCCGGTCGGCGCTGCCGCGATGGTGCATCAGGCGTGGGAACTCGTGACCCTGGCCGAGCGCGATGTAGGAAAAGGACCGGTCGTCCTTCACCAGCACGTTGAAGGGCGGCAGCAGACGGCGGATCAGGTTCGCCTCCAGCAGGAGGGCCTCCGCCTCGGTGTGGGTGGTGACGAACTCCATGGAGCGGGTCAGCGCCACCATGCGGCGGGTGCGGTTGGGCAGCCCGTCCGTCCGGGTGTAGCTGGCCACCCGGCGTTTCAGATTCTTCGCCTTGCCGACATACAGGATGCGACCGTCCGCCCCGATCATCCGATAGACGCCGGGCGTGTCCGGCAGCGTCGGCAGGGTGGAGCGGATCACCGCAACGCCATCTACAGCCAAGCCGGCCATCGCTCTATTCCGGTGTGTTAACCACGATGGAGCGGAAGGAAGCAGGGGAACGAACCATGGACAAGGGACAATCGTCAGCCCTGTCCGTCAGGGCAAGCCTCACCCCGCCCTTTGCCGCTCCACGCCCGCATCGGCGTCGGGGCGGGTGCTGTCGCGGACCACCAGTTCGCAATCCAGCCCATGGTGCGGCTGGGCCACCGTCGTGCCGTTCAGCCGGGCCAGGATCTGGCCGGCGGCCAGCTCGCCGATCTCGCGCTGCGGCGGGCGCACGGTGGACAGCGGCGGCAGGCAGGCGGCGCTGAAGGTCAGGTCGCCGAAGCCGATCACCGCCAGATCGTCGGGCACGCTCAGCCCGCGCCGGTTCGCCTCGAACAGCACGCCCAGCGCCATGGCGTCGTTGGAGCAGACCACCCCGTCGATGTCCGGATGCAGCGCGAACACCTCGTCGATCAGCCAGATGCCGACGGGGGTGGAGGCGGTGTCGGGGGCGGTGAAGGCGATCGGCTCGTGCAGGCCGCGACGGCGCACCTCGTCCTCATAGCCGTCGGTGCGGCTGCGCACGCGCATGTCCTGGTGCACGGCGGCGCCGATGTAGGCGACCTTGCGGCTGCCCTGGTCGTAGAGGTGGCTGGCCTGCCGCCGCCCGACCTCGAAGTGGGAGAAGCCGACCGTCATGTCCACCGCCGGGGTCTGGGCGGAGGGGATGTCCCACATCTCCACCACCGGCACGCCGGAGGAGCGCAGCATGGCGCGCGTCCGCTCGGTGTGGTGCAGGCCGGTGACCACCACCGCGGCGGGCGACCAGGCGAGGAAGGCGCGGATCAGCTCCTCCTCCCGCTCCGGATCGAACTCGCTGACGCCCAGCAGCGTCTGGTAATGGGCGGTCTGGAAGGCGCTTTGCAGCGTGTTGTAGGTTTCCGCGAAGAAGGAGTTGGTGATGGAGGGCAGGATCACCCCCACCGTCCGGCTCTTCGCCGCGGCGAGGCTGCCCGCCACGAGGTTGGGCACGTAGCCGAGCTGGTCGATCACCGTCCGCACGCGGGTCGCCAACTCCTCCGACACCGCCTCCGGCTTGCGCAGATAGAGCGAGACGGTGCTGGGCGACACGCCGGCGGCGTTGGCCACGTCCGTCATGGTCAGCCGCTGGGTGGCGCGGCGGGTTTTCTTGCGGATGGGCTTGGCGGGCTTCGGCGGGATCGGCTTGGCGGGCGGCTGTGCGGTCATTCTCGTCCTTCCCTGCGGCGAACCCCGCCGCGCGGCGTGGCGGCATCATAGCACGCCGTTGGAAAAGCGGGGGAAAAGCGGGAACGGTCAGGGCGCGGCATTCGGTTCCGCTCCAGCCATGTCCGTATCCGCCAGGGCGGCGCGCGCCTGCTCCGCGAAGAAGTCGATGAAGACGCGGATCTTCGCGGGCAGCAGGTTGCGGTGGGGGTAGAGCACGGCGAGCGTCACCGGCTCCGGCGGGCAGTGCGGCAGGACGACGCGCAGTTCCCCGTGGCGCAGATGGTCGGCCACCTCCCACAGCGGCTTCAGCACGATCCCTGCCCCGGCCAGCGCCCAGCCGGTCAGCACGTCGCCGTCGTCGGCGTCGAACTGGCCGGACACCGGCAGGGTCATCGGGCCTTGTGGGGTGTTCAGCGTCCACTGGAACTGCTGCGAGCCCGGAAAGCGCAGCAGCAGGCAATGGTGGGACAGCAGATCCTCCGGCCGGGCCGGCACGCCCCGCCGCTCCAGATAGGACGGCGCGGCGCAGAGCACCCGTGGCAGGTCGGCGATCTTGCGCGCGACGAAGCTGGAATCCTTCAGCGGCGCCATGCGGATGGCGACGTCGGTCGCCTCGCGCAGCAGGTCCAGCAGATGGTCGGACAGGCGCAGCCGCAAATCCACCTGGGGGTAGGCGGCGTGGAAGCGCGGCACCATCGGGGCCAGGATGCGCCTCCCGAAACCCAGCGGCGCGGTCACCCGCAGACTGCCCACCGGCGCCCCGCCGATGGCGCCGACGCTGCTCTCCGCCCGTTCCGCCGCCTCCAGAACCTCCAGGCAATGTTCAAAGAAGACCTTTCCGGCCTCGGTGAACTGCACCTGCCGGGTGGTGCGGTTGAGCAGGCGGGCGTTCAGATGCTCCTCCAGGCTTTGCAGCCGGTGGCTGACCACGGCGGGCGACAGGCGCAGGCTGCGCCCGGCGGCGGACAGGCTGCCCAGCTCCACCACCCGCACGAACACCCGCATGTTCTCCAGCAGCGCCACGCCTTGTCTTTCCTGATTTTCCTTCTCCCCCTGGGGGCGAGGGGATAAGAGGGAAGAATCCTCCCACCTTTCCGTTTTTTTTGAAAGTGCTGGCGCACGCATCCGCTTCCCCGCTGCGCTGCGGCAACCGTAGAGTTCAGGGTGAGGATCACCGAACGGAAGAGGCCGCGACGCATGGAGCCGATCGTCTGGGAGTGGGTCAACTTTCTGGTGCGCTGGCTGCACGTCATCACGGCCATCGCCTGGATCGGGTCGAGCTTCTATTTCATCCACCTCGACCTGTCCCTGCGGCGGCGCGACGGCCTGCCCGATGGGGTGGCGGGGGAGGCGTGGCAGGTCCACGGCGGCGGCTTCTACAACATGATGAAATACACGGTCGCCCCGCCGGAGCTGCCGGAGAAGCTGACCTGGTTCAAATGGGAAGCCTACGCCACCTGGCTCAGCGGCTTCGCGCTGCTGTCGGTGCTCTACTACCACGGCGCCGCGCTCTACATGATCGACCCGGCGGTGTTGGACATCCCCTGGTGGGGGGCGGTGCTGCTCAGCCTGGGCGCCCTGGGGCTGGGCTGGCACGGCTATGACCGGCTGTGCAAGTCGCCATTGGGCAAGGACGACGTGAAGCTGGCGGCGGCGGGCTTCGTCTTCCTGGTGCTGGTCGCCTGGGGCCTCAGCCACCTCTTCAGCGGGCGGGCGGCGATGCTGCATGTCGGCGCGCTGATCGGCACGATGATGTCGGCCAACGTCTTCCGCATCATCATCCCCAACCAGACCAAGGCGGTGGCCGCCATGAAGGCCGGCCAGGTGCCCGACCCGGCGCTGGGCAAGCAGGCCAAGCAGCGGTCGCTGCACAACAATTACCTGACGCTGCCGGTCGTCTTCCTGATGATCTCCAACCACTACCCGCTGGCCTTCGGCACGCGCTACAGCTGGGTGATCGTGGCGGTGGTGCTGGTGGTGGGGGCGGTGATCCGCCACTTCTTCAACAGCCGCCACGCCGGCAAGCCGACGCCCTGGTGGACCTGGGCGGTGGCCGCCGCGGGCGTCGCCGTCATCGTGGGCCTGAGCGCCGCCGGCACGCGGACCGAGAGCGCCGCCGCGCCGGCCAAGGTGGAGTTCGCGCAGGTGGAGGAGGTGGTGCTGTCCCGCTGCTCCATGTGCCACGCGGCTCAGCCGGTGTGGGAGGGGATCGGCGCGCCGCCGCGCGGCGTGACGCTGGACAGCGCGGAGGCGATCAGCCGCCACGCGCCCCAGATCCGCGTCTGGGCGGCGCTGTCCGACGCGATGCCCCCCGGCAACGTCACCGGGATCACGCCGGAGGAGCGCCGCCTGCTCGCCGCCTGGACCGATCAGCTTCCCCGGTAGGTGGAGTAGCTGTAGGGGGAGACGAGCAGCGGCACATGGTAATGCTGGTCCGCGTTGGCGACACCGAAGCGGATCGGCACCACGTCGAGGAAGGCGGGTTCGACGATCTCCAGGCCGGAGGCGCGGAAATAGGCGCCGGCCTCGAACACCAGCTCATAGACGCCCGGCGTCAGGTCGGCCCCGGCGAGGAGCGGCGAGTCGCAGCGCCCGTCGGCGTTGGTGCGGGTCTGCATCAGCCGCTCCCGCCGCTCCCCGTCGATGCGGTAGAGGGTGACGGCAATCCCGGCGCCGGGCCGTCCGTGCGTCGTGTCGAGAACATGGGTGGTCAGGCGCCCGCTTCCGGACATGGGTCTCTCCTCTCGTGAATCCCCTCGCCCCCCTGCGGAGAAGGGATAAGCGACTTTACACCGCACCGCCGCGCGGTCCGAACGGGGCCTGCGCAAAAAGACTTTCAAACGGATCGAAAAAGCGGACCTCGGCGATTGCGGTTATGCTGCGGGGCAGGGGACCGATCAGGGAAGGCCGGGATGCGACCGAGCGAGATGGACCGTGCAAGTTTCGTCGCCCGATTCGGCGGCGTGTTCGAACATTCGCCCTGGGTCGCCGAAGGCGCCTGGGATGCCGGCAATCAAGGGGGAAACCTCCCCGACGATGCGGAGGGCTTGCACGCCGCCATGGTCGCCGTCCTGCGCGCCGCCGGCCATGACCGGAAGCTGGCGCTGCTGAACGCCCATCCCGATCTGGCGGGCCGTCTGGCGCTGCGCGGCGAGCTGACCGCCGACAGCACGGCGGAGCAGGCCAGCGCCGGGCTGGACCGCTGCACGCCCGAGGAGTTCGCCCGCTTCACCGAATTGAACGACGCCTACAAGGCGCGCTTCGGCTTCCCCTTCATCCTGGCGGTCAAGGGCCGCAGCCGCGCCGACATCCTGGAGGCGTTCGAAACCCGCCTGTCCAACGGCCCGGAGGAGGAGTTCGCCACGGCGCTGGCCCAGGTCGAGCGCATCACCTGGCTGCGCCTCAAGGATTTGCTGCCCAAGGACATCGAGCCATGACCGGCTTCGGCGCGGACCTGATGGCGCGGCTGGACGCCTTCGCCGGCTTCACGGAGGAGCCGGGGCTGCTGACCCGCCTGTTCCTGACCCCACAGCACCGCGCCGCCGCGGACTGGCTGATGGAACTGATGGGCAAGGCCGGGATGAACGCCCGGCTGGACCCGGCGGGCACGGTGGTCGGCCGTTACGAGGGGACCGTGCCGGGCGCGCCGGCCCTGCTGATCGGCTCCCACATCGACACGGTGCGCAACGCCGGCCGGTATGACGGGAACCTGGGCGTGCTCGCCGCCGTCGCCGCGGTGGCGGAACTGGACCGGCGCGGCGAGCGCCTGCCCTTCGCCATCGAGGTGCTGGGCTTCGGCGACGAGGAGGGGGTGCGCTTTCCCGTGACGCTGACCGGCAGCCGCGCCATCGCGGGTCGCTTCGACCCGGCGGCGCTGGAGATGCGCGACCGCGACGGCGTGCGCATGGCCGACGCGCTGCGCGCCTTCGGCGGCGACCCCGAGGCCATCGCCACGGCGGCCCGCAAGCCGGGGGAGGCGCTGGCCTTTCTGGAGGTCCACATCGAACAGGGGCCGGTGCTGGAGGCCGAAGGGTTGCCGGTCGGCATCGTCACGGCCATCAACGGCGCCACGCGCTTCGCCGTCCGGCTGCGCGGCATGGCCGGCCACGCCGGCACGGTGCCCATGGCGCTGCGCCGCGACGCGCTGGCCGCCGCCGCCGAGATGACGCTGGCGGCGGAGCGGGTGGCCGCCGCCTCGGACGCCGGGCTGGTGGCGACGGTGGGCCGGATCGAGGCGAAGCCGGGCGCCGTCAACGTCATCCCCGGCGAGGCCGCCTTCACCCTTGATGTCCGCGCGCCGGAGGACGCCGTGCGGCGGGACGCCTGCGCCGTCATCCTCGCCGACTTCGAGGGCATCGCCGCCCGCCGCGGCGTGGAACTGGCGGTGGAGACCACCCACGACGCGGCGGCCGCCCCCTGCTCCCCCGGCATCCGGCGGCAGATCGAGGCCGCCGTGGTCCGCGCCGGCGTGCGTCCCCTGTCGCTGCCCAGCGGCGCCGGGCACGACGCCATGGCCTTCGCCGGCGTGCTGCCGATGGGCATGCTGTTCGTCCGCTGTGCGGGCGGCATCAGCCACAACCCCGCCGAATCCATCACCGCGGAGGACGCCGACCTCTCGGTGCGGATCCTCCTGGACATCATCCGCCACTTCGAGCACGAGACCCCGACAGCATGACCGACGCCGCCAAACAGGCCATCCACGCGTTCCTGGAGCAGACCCGCGACGCGCAGGTCCGCTTCCTGGCCGAACTGGTCAAGGTGCCCTCCGACAACCCGGCCGGCGACTGCGCTCCCCACGCCGAGCGGGCCGCCGTGCTTCTGGAGGGCATGGGCCTGACGGTGGAGCGCCACCCGGTCCCGGCGGAGCTGGTGCGGGCCAACGGCATGATCTCCGCCACCAACCTGATCGTGCGCCGCCGCTTCGGCGACGGGCCGACGGTGGCGCTGAACGCCCATGGCGACGTGGTGCCGCCGGGCGAAGGCTGGACCCGCGACCCCTACGGGGCGGAGGTGGTGGACGGCTGGATGTACGGGCGCGGCGTCGCCGTCTCGAAGTCGGACTTCGTCACCTACACCTACGCGCTGCTGGCGCTGGAAAAGGCCGGGCTGGACCGCGGCACGGTGGAGCTGCACCTCACCTACGACGAGGAGGCCGGCGGCGAGATCGGGCCGAAATGGCTGCTCGACGAGGGGCTGAGCAGGCCGGACGTCGCCATCGCCGCGGGCTTCAGCTACGGCGTCGTCACCGCCCACAACGGCTGCCTGCATCTGGAGGTCGAGGTCACCGGCAGGTCCGCCCACGCCGCCCTGCCGATGACCGGCATCGACGCGCTGGAGGCGACGACGGCGATCCTCGCCGCGCTCTACGAGCACCGCAAGGGCTATGCCGAGACCGTGTCGGCGGTGGGGGGCATCGGCTCGCCGCAGTTGACGGTCGGGCTGATCAAGGGCGGCATCAACACCAACGTCGTCCCGGACCGCGTGACCCTGCGCCTCGACCGCCGCATGATCCCGGAGGAGGCGCCGGAGGCGGTGGAGGAGACGTTGCGCGCGGTCATCGCCGAGGCGGCCACGGCTTTCCCGAAGGCCCGCGTCGAGGTCCGCCGCGTCCTGCTGGCCCGCCCGCTGACCCCGCTGCCCGGCACCGACCGGCTGGCCGCCGTCCTCTGCGCC from Azospirillum brasilense includes:
- a CDS encoding LacI family DNA-binding transcriptional regulator codes for the protein MTAQPPAKPIPPKPAKPIRKKTRRATQRLTMTDVANAAGVSPSTVSLYLRKPEAVSEELATRVRTVIDQLGYVPNLVAGSLAAAKSRTVGVILPSITNSFFAETYNTLQSAFQTAHYQTLLGVSEFDPEREEELIRAFLAWSPAAVVVTGLHHTERTRAMLRSSGVPVVEMWDIPSAQTPAVDMTVGFSHFEVGRRQASHLYDQGSRKVAYIGAAVHQDMRVRSRTDGYEDEVRRRGLHEPIAFTAPDTASTPVGIWLIDEVFALHPDIDGVVCSNDAMALGVLFEANRRGLSVPDDLAVIGFGDLTFSAACLPPLSTVRPPQREIGELAAGQILARLNGTTVAQPHHGLDCELVVRDSTRPDADAGVERQRAG
- a CDS encoding LysR family transcriptional regulator, with protein sequence MALLENMRVFVRVVELGSLSAAGRSLRLSPAVVSHRLQSLEEHLNARLLNRTTRQVQFTEAGKVFFEHCLEVLEAAERAESSVGAIGGAPVGSLRVTAPLGFGRRILAPMVPRFHAAYPQVDLRLRLSDHLLDLLREATDVAIRMAPLKDSSFVARKIADLPRVLCAAPSYLERRGVPARPEDLLSHHCLLLRFPGSQQFQWTLNTPQGPMTLPVSGQFDADDGDVLTGWALAGAGIVLKPLWEVADHLRHGELRVVLPHCPPEPVTLAVLYPHRNLLPAKIRVFIDFFAEQARAALADTDMAGAEPNAAP
- a CDS encoding urate hydroxylase PuuD is translated as MEPIVWEWVNFLVRWLHVITAIAWIGSSFYFIHLDLSLRRRDGLPDGVAGEAWQVHGGGFYNMMKYTVAPPELPEKLTWFKWEAYATWLSGFALLSVLYYHGAALYMIDPAVLDIPWWGAVLLSLGALGLGWHGYDRLCKSPLGKDDVKLAAAGFVFLVLVAWGLSHLFSGRAAMLHVGALIGTMMSANVFRIIIPNQTKAVAAMKAGQVPDPALGKQAKQRSLHNNYLTLPVVFLMISNHYPLAFGTRYSWVIVAVVLVVGAVIRHFFNSRHAGKPTPWWTWAVAAAGVAVIVGLSAAGTRTESAAAPAKVEFAQVEEVVLSRCSMCHAAQPVWEGIGAPPRGVTLDSAEAISRHAPQIRVWAALSDAMPPGNVTGITPEERRLLAAWTDQLPR
- the uraH gene encoding hydroxyisourate hydrolase — its product is MSGSGRLTTHVLDTTHGRPGAGIAVTLYRIDGERRERLMQTRTNADGRCDSPLLAGADLTPGVYELVFEAGAYFRASGLEIVEPAFLDVVPIRFGVANADQHYHVPLLVSPYSYSTYRGS
- the uraD gene encoding 2-oxo-4-hydroxy-4-carboxy-5-ureidoimidazoline decarboxylase, producing MDRASFVARFGGVFEHSPWVAEGAWDAGNQGGNLPDDAEGLHAAMVAVLRAAGHDRKLALLNAHPDLAGRLALRGELTADSTAEQASAGLDRCTPEEFARFTELNDAYKARFGFPFILAVKGRSRADILEAFETRLSNGPEEEFATALAQVERITWLRLKDLLPKDIEP
- a CDS encoding allantoate amidohydrolase — protein: MTGFGADLMARLDAFAGFTEEPGLLTRLFLTPQHRAAADWLMELMGKAGMNARLDPAGTVVGRYEGTVPGAPALLIGSHIDTVRNAGRYDGNLGVLAAVAAVAELDRRGERLPFAIEVLGFGDEEGVRFPVTLTGSRAIAGRFDPAALEMRDRDGVRMADALRAFGGDPEAIATAARKPGEALAFLEVHIEQGPVLEAEGLPVGIVTAINGATRFAVRLRGMAGHAGTVPMALRRDALAAAAEMTLAAERVAAASDAGLVATVGRIEAKPGAVNVIPGEAAFTLDVRAPEDAVRRDACAVILADFEGIAARRGVELAVETTHDAAAAPCSPGIRRQIEAAVVRAGVRPLSLPSGAGHDAMAFAGVLPMGMLFVRCAGGISHNPAESITAEDADLSVRILLDIIRHFEHETPTA
- a CDS encoding M20/M25/M40 family metallo-hydrolase, producing the protein MTDAAKQAIHAFLEQTRDAQVRFLAELVKVPSDNPAGDCAPHAERAAVLLEGMGLTVERHPVPAELVRANGMISATNLIVRRRFGDGPTVALNAHGDVVPPGEGWTRDPYGAEVVDGWMYGRGVAVSKSDFVTYTYALLALEKAGLDRGTVELHLTYDEEAGGEIGPKWLLDEGLSRPDVAIAAGFSYGVVTAHNGCLHLEVEVTGRSAHAALPMTGIDALEATTAILAALYEHRKGYAETVSAVGGIGSPQLTVGLIKGGINTNVVPDRVTLRLDRRMIPEEAPEAVEETLRAVIAEAATAFPKARVEVRRVLLARPLTPLPGTDRLAAVLCAHASRVMGEPVETKGVPLYTDARHYSDAGVPIALFGAGPHTIEEANAHRADERLPLSDLFKATEVVALSLLELLGEG